A DNA window from Vibrio cidicii contains the following coding sequences:
- a CDS encoding hemerythrin domain-containing protein, which produces MMIERIRREHSYIVRLLAILRQKVEQLKNEQPINYSLVAEIVDYLSAHAEKVHHPKEDILYRHYLQHYGAQRTIENLEQEHISLAKETAKFAEIVQMILSDAVVPHEVFLEHLEAFITSQRRHLDIEERLVLPLIAESFTTQDWQMVESQWLINEDDPVFGKTIADHYQQLAERVKQSDREWA; this is translated from the coding sequence ATGATGATCGAACGGATAAGGCGTGAGCATAGCTACATTGTGCGTTTGTTGGCTATCTTACGTCAGAAAGTGGAACAACTGAAAAACGAGCAACCGATCAACTACAGTTTGGTGGCAGAAATTGTTGACTATCTCTCTGCACATGCGGAAAAAGTGCATCACCCCAAAGAGGACATTCTTTATCGACACTATTTGCAGCATTATGGGGCGCAGCGGACAATAGAAAATCTAGAGCAAGAGCATATCTCGCTGGCAAAAGAGACGGCAAAGTTTGCTGAGATAGTGCAGATGATCCTCAGCGATGCCGTCGTGCCACATGAGGTTTTCCTGGAGCATCTTGAAGCGTTTATCACTTCTCAGCGTCGCCACTTAGATATTGAAGAGCGTTTAGTGTTGCCGTTAATTGCAGAGTCTTTCACCACTCAGGATTGGCAAATGGTCGAATCACAATGGTTGATCAACGAAGATGACCCAGTGTTTGGCAAAACCATTGCGGACCACTACCAGCAGTTGGCAGAGCGGGTCAAACAGAGTGACAGGGAATGGGCTTAG
- a CDS encoding DUF3545 family protein, with product MDGFELDDLLDFETTGTTKTRSKPVKRKWREIEAMMDRRNLLKELRDMDLCHDYSLEDIKL from the coding sequence ATGGACGGCTTTGAACTAGATGACTTACTGGATTTTGAAACGACTGGTACCACCAAAACCCGGTCAAAACCAGTAAAAAGAAAATGGCGTGAAATTGAGGCGATGATGGATCGCCGCAATCTTCTGAAAGAGCTTCGAGACATGGACCTTTGTCACGATTATTCACTGGAAGACATTAAACTCTAA
- a CDS encoding sodium:alanine symporter family protein, translated as MTDLINLMNDLLWGSILVYLLVGVGIYFTIRLGFIQFRHFGHMFSVLKNSRKADQAGISSFQALCTSLAARVGTGNMAGVAVALTAGGPGAIFWMWLIAMLGMATSFAESTLAQLYKTKDDDGNYRGGPAYYMEKGLGMRWMGVLFSVFLIIAFGLVFNAVQANSIAGAMQNAFGWEDKYVGGAIMVLAGVIIFGGIKRIARTAELIVPVMALAYLALALFVMFSNLDKLPAVLALIFKSAFGLQEAAAGGLGYAIAQAMINGIKRGLFSNEAGMGSAPNAAASATPYPPHPASQGYVQMLGVFMDTIVICSATVSIILMSGEYVPHGEVTGIELTQVALSSQVGDWGGIFVAVAIFFFAFTSIIANYSYAETNLVFLEHNHKAGLNLFRIVVLGLVGYGAVAPLPFVWALADVSMGLMAIVNLVAILLLSGIVIKLAKDYNRQLKEGKLPTFNADDFPELKSQLEEGIWDNKNK; from the coding sequence ATGACAGACTTGATTAATTTGATGAATGACCTGCTATGGGGGTCTATTCTGGTTTACCTGCTCGTCGGGGTGGGGATCTACTTCACTATCCGCCTTGGGTTTATCCAATTCCGCCATTTTGGCCACATGTTTTCCGTATTGAAGAACAGCCGCAAAGCTGACCAAGCTGGTATCTCTTCTTTTCAGGCACTTTGTACTAGCTTAGCTGCGCGCGTTGGTACTGGAAACATGGCAGGGGTTGCCGTTGCCCTTACTGCGGGTGGTCCGGGTGCGATTTTCTGGATGTGGTTGATCGCCATGTTAGGTATGGCAACCTCGTTTGCTGAAAGTACGCTGGCGCAGCTTTACAAAACCAAAGATGACGACGGCAACTACCGCGGCGGCCCTGCTTACTACATGGAAAAAGGCCTTGGCATGCGCTGGATGGGCGTATTGTTCTCGGTCTTTTTGATCATCGCTTTTGGTCTGGTGTTCAACGCAGTGCAAGCCAACTCAATTGCCGGTGCGATGCAAAACGCCTTCGGTTGGGAAGATAAGTACGTTGGCGGTGCGATCATGGTGCTGGCGGGCGTGATTATCTTCGGTGGTATCAAGCGTATCGCGCGCACCGCAGAGCTGATTGTGCCTGTGATGGCGCTGGCTTACTTGGCATTGGCGCTGTTTGTGATGTTTAGCAACCTCGACAAACTGCCAGCGGTGTTGGCATTGATCTTCAAGAGCGCGTTCGGCTTACAAGAAGCTGCGGCTGGTGGCCTTGGCTATGCCATCGCCCAAGCGATGATCAACGGGATTAAACGTGGCCTGTTCTCCAACGAAGCGGGTATGGGTTCGGCACCGAATGCGGCAGCCTCTGCAACGCCGTATCCACCACATCCCGCTTCGCAAGGTTATGTGCAGATGCTGGGTGTGTTTATGGACACTATCGTGATCTGTTCTGCCACGGTTTCCATCATCTTGATGTCTGGTGAATACGTGCCTCACGGAGAAGTTACTGGTATTGAACTGACTCAGGTAGCCCTTAGTTCACAAGTGGGGGATTGGGGCGGCATCTTTGTCGCGGTCGCGATTTTCTTCTTCGCCTTCACCTCGATCATTGCCAACTACTCGTACGCGGAAACCAACTTAGTCTTTCTTGAGCACAACCACAAAGCGGGCTTGAATCTATTCCGTATCGTGGTGCTGGGCTTGGTCGGTTACGGCGCGGTGGCACCACTGCCATTCGTGTGGGCGCTGGCAGATGTATCGATGGGTTTGATGGCGATTGTCAACTTGGTCGCGATTTTGCTGCTCTCTGGCATCGTGATCAAACTGGCGAAAGACTACAACCGTCAGTTAAAAGAGGGCAAATTGCCCACCTTTAATGCCGACGATTTCCCAGAGCTCAAATCTCAGCTTGAAGAAGGTATTTGGGATAACAAAAACAAGTAA
- the yaaA gene encoding peroxide stress protein YaaA gives MLIVVSPAKTLDYESPLATQKFTQPELVDYSKQLIEVCRRLTPADVASLMKVSDKIADLNVGRFQDWSETFTPENARQAILAFKGDVYTGLEAETFTEADFDYAQQHLRMLSGLYGLLKPLDLMQPYRLEMGTKLANPKGSNLYQFWGNVITDKLNEAIAEQGDNVLINLASNEYFKAVKPKNLHAQVVTPIFKDSKNGQYKVISFFAKKARGMMARYIIENRIRSVADLTQFDTAGYYFVEEESTPTELVFKREEQH, from the coding sequence ATGCTTATTGTTGTTTCTCCAGCCAAAACTCTGGATTACGAATCGCCACTCGCGACGCAAAAGTTTACCCAACCGGAATTGGTCGATTATTCCAAACAGTTGATTGAAGTTTGCCGCCGATTGACGCCGGCCGATGTCGCTTCACTGATGAAAGTGAGCGATAAAATCGCCGATCTCAACGTCGGTCGTTTCCAAGATTGGAGCGAAACCTTCACCCCTGAAAATGCGCGCCAAGCGATTCTGGCTTTCAAAGGCGATGTTTATACTGGGCTGGAAGCCGAAACGTTTACTGAGGCCGATTTTGACTACGCACAGCAGCATTTGCGCATGCTTTCCGGTTTGTATGGTCTGCTGAAGCCGCTCGATTTGATGCAGCCGTATCGTCTAGAAATGGGCACTAAGTTGGCCAATCCGAAAGGCAGCAATCTTTACCAGTTTTGGGGCAATGTGATCACCGACAAACTCAATGAGGCGATTGCCGAGCAAGGCGACAATGTGCTGATTAATCTTGCCTCGAACGAATACTTTAAAGCGGTGAAGCCGAAGAATCTGCACGCTCAGGTGGTGACGCCGATTTTCAAAGACAGCAAAAATGGCCAGTACAAAGTCATCAGCTTCTTTGCCAAGAAAGCGCGTGGCATGATGGCGCGTTACATCATTGAAAATCGAATCCGCAGTGTGGCCGATCTTACTCAGTTTGACACCGCGGGTTATTACTTTGTGGAAGAAGAGTCCACGCCAACGGAATTGGTGTTTAAGCGCGAAGAGCAGCACTAA